From Oncorhynchus gorbuscha isolate QuinsamMale2020 ecotype Even-year unplaced genomic scaffold, OgorEven_v1.0 Un_scaffold_14202, whole genome shotgun sequence:
cctgcagaagacagtcagctacaTTTTGGAGTGATGCAGTCACTAAACAAAGGAACACAACACTTATTTGTTATAACTCATCGATATCATGCTAAAATCATttgtggaagaggagagagatggggttgcACGTCCTGTTTAAGCTAACAGCTCAAAAACCACACTGAATCTGGGAGTAATGTGTacatccctggttagaggacaacttgCAGAAAACAGCTTGAtacattttgaagtgttgcatTTTGATTCAAGTGGATCACGAACGTGGTAAGtgtaacaaaacatttttttgttaaTCACTTTTTGTTAAATAATACTCTTCCATTTCAGAGCCTGGATTTTCCCCCTGAGGCTAATATCCATATCATGTTGAAATCAATAGAACAGGGGACAAATGTTTAGGGTTCTCTACATTcctctacaatgttaaaacattcgaCATTGTgacattaaaatactcctactacaatgttaaaacattctacattgtgacatgtttTCATTGGTATCATGAAATAACTCATTCAtgtatgtattttctgatgtttgatcAGAGATCTTTTATTAAAGTATCTCTTggcacactgatcacagctataaggtttctctcctgtgtgtgctcTCTGGTGTGATACCAGATGGCCAGATtgaccaaaactcttcccacattatTCAGACAGTACTGGTGTTGAAAGGATTTCTCTcttgtgtgtattctctggtgttgaGTCAGAGTTCTTGATGCAGCAAAACTGTTCCCACATTGACTACAGCtgtatggtttctctcctgtgtgtgttctctggtgcacTGTCAGTGCTCCAGATTgggcaaaactcttcccacattgaccacagctaaaaggtttctctcctgtgtgtattctctggtgcacTGTCAGCGCTCCAGATTgggcaaaactcttcccacattcatCACAGCTATaggatttctctcctgtgtgtgttctctggtgtgatatcaggcCCAGattagtaaaactcttcccacattgatcacagctatagggtttctctcctgtatgtgtTCTCTGGTGCACTCTCAGATCTCCAGATTGACCAAAACTattcccacattgaccacagctatacggtttctctcctgtgtgtgttctctggtgtaaagTCAGAGCTCCAGATTgggcaaaactcttcccacattcatCACAGCTATaggatttctctcctgtgtgtattctctggtgtgatatcagaTTGCattagtaaaactcttcccacattgatcacagctataagatttctctcctgtgtgtgttcgctGATGAATTGTAATGCCTGATGaggtgaatctcttcccacagtcagagcagcagagagttctcttCCCTGTGGATCTCTGCAGGTGTTTCTTGGGGTGTTCTAatgtggagagactcttctctgcctcgtcagcatcatgaggttgttgaggctccccagaggaccCACGATAgtcccgtctctctcctgtgtgaacaacaaagtcagacagatggttaaaggcccacaacagcaGAAATCCACTGTAAAAGGTGATGCCAACAGCGTAGCCATGATGTTGTACAACAATTGTTGTCTGTAATGAATGTAATGATTATTTGACAATTGTCTTAAAATGAGCAAGAATAGTcatattttgtcttgttttcacattaGTAGTAACATCGATGATTGTAGGCTAGAAATACGTTAAAGTTGTTGAAATCCTAAGAAGTGTGCCAGACGACTTTGTCTCCAACATAGGCACCTTTCTGTGTTTGCTAAACTTGCGACACGAGGGCGATGCACATACAATTTGGTGGTAGAAAC
This genomic window contains:
- the LOC124030705 gene encoding zinc finger protein 771-like, with protein sequence MRFFGVKEEEEEVTVTSKKEEEEDEETGYLCPVSQKHIQVSNGSNNEFSRKMVLRNRALINTRERRDYRGSSGEPQQPHDADEAEKSLSTLEHPKKHLQRSTGKRTLCCSDCGKRFTSSGITIHQRTHTGEKSYSCDQCGKSFTNAI